The Gemmatimonadota bacterium genome contains the following window.
CCGGGTGGTGCTGGACCTGCGCACCGTGGGCGAGGAAGAAGAAGAGCAGCTCGCCGCCCGCATCCTGGAGGCCGCCCGTTGATCCCGGCGCCCGAGGCGGGCCGGGCAGGCAGGGGGGCCGGGGGAGGCCGGGGGACCGGAGGCCGGCCGCGGCCGGCCGCGTTCCTGGATCGCGACGGCACGGTGATCGCCGAGCGCGAGTACCTGGCGGAGCCCGCACGCGTGGAACTCGTGCCGGGCGCAGCGGCGGCGCTCGGCCGGCTGCAGGACGCGGGGTACGCGCTGGTGATAATAACAAATCAGTCGGGTATCGCCCGCGGCTTTTACGGCGAGGAGGACTTCCGCGCCGTGCAGGCACGACTCGAGGAGCTGCTGCGCGAGGAAGGGGTGCACCTGGATGGCACTTACTTCTGCCCGCACGACCCGGAGGTCACGGGGCCGTGCGACTGTCGCAAACCCGCCACCGGACTTTACCGCCGGGCGGCCGGGGAGCTGCGTATCGATCTCGAGCGCTCCGCCTGCATAGGCGACCGGGTCAAGGACGTACTGCCCGCCCGAGAGCTGGGCGGCGCGGCCATCCTTGTGCGGACCGGTTACGGCGGGCAGGAAGAGGCCGGCGCA
Protein-coding sequences here:
- a CDS encoding HAD family hydrolase; translation: MDRDGTVIAEREYLAEPARVELVPGAAAALGRLQDAGYALVIITNQSGIARGFYGEEDFRAVQARLEELLREEGVHLDGTYFCPHDPEVTGPCDCRKPATGLYRRAAGELRIDLERSACIGDRVKDVLPARELGGAAILVRTGYGGQEEAGAPADVVVVEDLAAAADWVLEHGGE